In Hamadaea flava, a genomic segment contains:
- a CDS encoding MMPL family transporter: protein MFDRWGRFVVKRAWWVIGGWLVGAMLVIGLLPSLSDITSGDQGSFLPDKYESVQAIELAKTAFPEQATSNAIVVVKRSDGGELTTADSERIGALAIAIGSAHIAGIGQPLTGPQAVAPNKLVQLINVPVTAAMTDAQGQLDAVEQTRDVIKTNLAGSALTAGVTGAVAQVVDNNDTFTTAFAVVGAATLALIIVLILLIFRSPIAALLPILVISIVLQVSSNLIAAAGKAFGFHVDQSLQTLLLIVLYGIGTDYILFLLFRFRERLRAGDDKKTAMAYAVARVGEVITSAAGAVIVAFLVLLLATFGGFGSLGPALAIAVFVMMITGLTLIPALVSLIGPATFWPSKAWKREPKGTAFARIGRAVGRRPAVAAALSGLVLIALASGALKFKADYDFAAGFPSTTESAKAAADLERGFPQGALDPTLAYLTTSDGSQLTQAQLDQFAAAAGKVNGVGGVQPPAKASDGKVAVFSLLLTVNPASNDAITLVHDHLRGDLHAVAPPGTKVLVGGTTAIYADINSANNRDLSVILPVAALLIAIILALLLRSIVAPVYLVIAVLLNFAATLGAAIYLFQDVAGHPGVTFQLPIVLYLFVLAIGTDYNILMIARLREEARAGNEPRAAAALGVQHAGPSVAAAGLILAGTFAVLALAPVSFLQQIGFSVATGILLSAFVMSMFLVPALTALLGHTAWWPGRGDVSRAAKPAPVQPPAPARIR, encoded by the coding sequence ATGTTCGACCGATGGGGCAGGTTCGTCGTCAAACGGGCCTGGTGGGTCATCGGCGGGTGGCTGGTGGGCGCGATGCTCGTCATCGGCCTGCTGCCAAGCCTGTCCGACATCACCAGCGGTGACCAGGGCAGCTTCCTGCCGGACAAGTACGAGTCGGTGCAGGCGATCGAACTGGCCAAGACCGCCTTCCCGGAGCAGGCCACGTCGAACGCGATCGTCGTGGTGAAACGGTCCGACGGGGGCGAGCTGACCACGGCCGACTCCGAACGGATCGGAGCCCTGGCGATCGCGATCGGCAGTGCGCACATCGCCGGGATCGGCCAGCCCTTGACCGGCCCGCAGGCGGTGGCGCCCAACAAACTAGTGCAGCTGATCAACGTCCCGGTCACCGCGGCGATGACCGACGCCCAAGGGCAACTGGACGCGGTGGAACAGACCCGCGACGTCATCAAGACGAACCTGGCGGGCAGCGCGCTGACCGCCGGTGTGACCGGCGCGGTCGCTCAAGTCGTGGACAACAACGACACCTTCACGACGGCGTTCGCGGTCGTCGGCGCGGCCACCCTCGCGCTGATCATCGTGCTGATCCTGCTCATCTTCCGCAGCCCGATCGCGGCTCTGCTGCCGATCCTGGTCATCAGCATCGTTTTGCAGGTATCGTCCAACCTGATCGCGGCGGCCGGCAAGGCTTTCGGCTTCCACGTCGACCAGAGTCTGCAGACGCTGCTGCTGATCGTGCTCTACGGCATCGGAACCGACTACATCCTGTTCCTGCTGTTCCGTTTCCGGGAACGACTGCGGGCCGGCGACGACAAGAAGACCGCGATGGCGTACGCCGTCGCCCGGGTCGGCGAGGTCATCACGTCGGCCGCCGGTGCGGTCATCGTGGCCTTCCTCGTGCTGCTGCTGGCCACCTTCGGCGGGTTCGGCTCGCTCGGCCCGGCGTTGGCGATCGCCGTATTCGTCATGATGATCACCGGCCTGACCCTCATCCCGGCTCTGGTCAGCCTCATCGGCCCGGCGACGTTCTGGCCGTCGAAGGCGTGGAAGCGTGAGCCCAAGGGCACCGCGTTCGCCCGGATCGGCCGGGCGGTCGGCCGCCGGCCGGCGGTGGCCGCCGCGCTGTCCGGCCTGGTGCTGATCGCACTGGCCAGTGGGGCGCTGAAGTTCAAGGCGGACTACGACTTCGCGGCTGGCTTCCCGAGCACCACCGAATCCGCGAAAGCGGCCGCCGACCTGGAACGCGGGTTCCCGCAGGGGGCGCTGGACCCGACGCTGGCATACCTGACGACCAGTGACGGAAGCCAGTTGACGCAGGCCCAGCTCGATCAGTTCGCAGCGGCGGCCGGGAAGGTGAACGGAGTCGGCGGCGTCCAGCCCCCGGCCAAGGCGTCCGACGGCAAGGTGGCCGTCTTCAGCCTGCTGCTCACGGTCAACCCGGCCTCGAACGACGCGATCACGCTGGTCCACGACCACTTGCGCGGCGATCTGCACGCCGTCGCGCCGCCGGGCACCAAGGTGCTCGTCGGTGGGACCACGGCGATCTACGCCGACATCAACTCGGCCAACAATCGCGACCTGTCGGTGATCCTGCCCGTGGCGGCGCTGCTGATCGCGATCATCCTGGCTCTGTTGCTGCGCAGCATCGTCGCGCCGGTGTATCTGGTGATCGCGGTGTTGCTCAACTTCGCGGCCACGCTGGGTGCGGCCATCTACCTGTTCCAGGACGTGGCCGGCCACCCCGGGGTGACGTTCCAGCTGCCGATCGTGCTCTACCTGTTCGTCCTGGCGATCGGCACCGACTACAACATCCTCATGATCGCCCGGCTCCGCGAGGAGGCCCGGGCCGGCAACGAGCCCCGGGCGGCCGCTGCTCTCGGCGTACAACATGCCGGACCGTCCGTCGCCGCGGCTGGTTTGATCCTTGCGGGCACCTTTGCGGTGCTGGCCCTCGCGCCGGTGTCGTTCCTGCAGCAGATCGGGTTCTCCGTCGCGACGGGCATCCTGCTGTCGGCGTTCGTGATGTCGATGTTCCTCGTGCCGGCGCTCACCGCGCTGCTCGGCCACACCGCCTGGTGGCCTGGGCGCGGTGACGTCAGCCGGGCGGCGAAGCCCGCGCCGGTCCAACCACCAGCGCCAGCCCGGATCCGCTGA
- a CDS encoding sensor histidine kinase, protein MMAPADPQDGSPPPAGVISDADHDPVRPAGPTARGRLVDAACFLLAVGVVVLTLADSRGQHIAPVPLTVDLILGGLCSLGVWLRRRWPVGLAVAAGLVSVYATSAGGAALIALFTVAVHRRFAVVAPIAAGCALVPFLTLLVRPDVPVGSPSEIVLGVVFGVAVLAWGMFVRARRQSLRERAGRVEAEQELRVAEARQGERNRIAREMHDVLAHRLSLLSLHAGALELRPDAAPDEVARAAGVVRDSAYQALEDLRAVIGVLRTGVDRSDETPERPQPTLADLPDLVDQSRRAGMRARLDWQTDPLSAVPTGVGRSAYRIVQEGLTNARKHAPDGEVAVTVRATPGDGVTVEIRNPCPMGTGGGTAIPGAGIGLIGLTERAALAGGRLEHGPTPAGEFRLWVWLPWPTL, encoded by the coding sequence ATGATGGCCCCGGCGGACCCGCAGGATGGGAGCCCGCCACCGGCGGGCGTGATCAGCGATGCTGACCACGACCCGGTACGCCCGGCCGGGCCCACGGCGCGCGGCCGGCTGGTCGACGCCGCGTGTTTCCTGCTGGCCGTTGGCGTGGTGGTGCTGACCCTGGCCGACAGCCGCGGGCAGCACATCGCGCCGGTCCCGCTCACCGTCGACCTCATCCTCGGCGGCCTGTGCAGTCTGGGGGTGTGGCTGCGCCGGCGCTGGCCGGTCGGCCTCGCCGTGGCCGCGGGTCTGGTCAGCGTCTACGCGACGTCCGCCGGGGGCGCGGCGCTCATCGCGCTATTCACCGTCGCGGTGCACCGGCGCTTCGCGGTGGTCGCCCCGATCGCGGCTGGGTGCGCGCTCGTACCGTTCCTGACGCTGCTGGTCCGCCCGGACGTCCCGGTCGGGTCCCCGTCGGAGATCGTGCTGGGCGTCGTCTTCGGCGTCGCGGTGCTCGCCTGGGGCATGTTTGTACGGGCCCGACGCCAGTCGTTGCGGGAGCGGGCTGGGCGGGTCGAGGCCGAACAGGAACTGCGGGTCGCCGAAGCCCGCCAGGGCGAACGCAACCGGATCGCCCGGGAGATGCACGACGTGCTCGCCCACCGCCTGTCCCTGCTGAGCCTGCACGCCGGGGCGCTGGAGCTACGCCCCGACGCCGCGCCCGACGAGGTCGCCCGCGCCGCCGGGGTGGTCCGCGACAGCGCCTACCAAGCGCTGGAGGACCTTCGGGCGGTGATCGGCGTCCTCCGCACCGGTGTCGACCGGTCCGACGAGACGCCAGAACGGCCGCAGCCCACCCTGGCCGACCTCCCCGACCTCGTCGACCAATCGCGGCGCGCCGGGATGCGGGCACGGCTCGACTGGCAGACCGACCCGCTTTCCGCCGTACCGACTGGTGTGGGGCGCAGCGCGTACCGGATCGTGCAAGAAGGGCTGACCAACGCCCGCAAGCACGCCCCCGACGGCGAGGTGGCCGTCACCGTCCGGGCAACTCCGGGCGACGGCGTAACCGTCGAGATCCGCAACCCGTGTCCGATGGGGACCGGCGGCGGTACCGCAATTCCCGGCGCTGGCATCGGTCTCATCGGGCTCACCGAACGGGCCGCCCTCGCCGGCGGACGCCTCGAACACGGACCCACCCCGGCCGGTGAGTTCCGGCTCTGGGTCTGGCTACCGTGGCCTACCCTCTGA
- a CDS encoding fibronectin type III domain-containing protein — MRRLNRRLRRFAAAVCALLSASTTAVVVIAGAAGPAAASVPAGGMTAAQVSSMFTEYGDAGGHWTGGDGTVSVLLPDGRVAWLFSDTFLGTVNADGTRPDGAPMVNNTMVVQDGATLAVTLHGGSAAFPETLVKPASEGEFAWVGDAVVESGVLKVLYNRFRRFGAGSLDVELMGTSLATFALPGLTQTSLIDLPVGRSIQWGSALLGDGSYTYIYGTSSGLAGMKFAHIARAPAGGLGAAWQYWTGTGWSGAEAEATRVMSGVGNSFAVQKVGGQYVLVTQETNAVFDPQFVAYTATSPTGSFAGPVQLLTAPEQQPGTQKIVYTARLHPDLARSGKLLMSYDVNSLDNADNYADAHLYRPRFVELDWPRLQPDPSSLPAAPLGLTATSDAAGVVHLTWPAVNGAPRYFVHRRDVTNGQTHAARQPQPVTQPSADITGLISGHRYEFSVTAANSVGEGAFSATVAVVPQAQRDATVIRLANLPESLPGRYIIGLKTDAAARGRGVEAVARELVAQTGGTVSDFFPDRSLVFSATLTERQAIDLAGHPDVEDVEQDREIELAASAGGEQQGAPWGLDHIDQRTLPLDGRYHYPNVATGVHAYVLDTGIRSTQADFGGRIGNGINTTGNPSTTDTEDCSGHGTHVAGIIGGTQWGVAKDVQLHPVRVFYCYVDPVDGKFKVKSTASSVERGVRWVIASVQRPAVINMSLGAFAGSGRTSMDRAVRDATASGIPVVVAAGNRRSGQQAADDACDVAPAHSDKVYQSDDVITVGNMNKLLSRDPSSNYGACIDIWAPGTDIPSADYATDALFPPKVLTGTSMAAPHVAGVVALILDAHPAYTIAEIQEALRLAATRDRLTDLVGAPNLSVFVEQRPTNAPTGLTAASLDDGTIKLTWTAVPEPDVRYLISQRDVSEGETTFTRRSEKITGTTAIANGLQEGHTYEFTVAAFTSTGIGPDSTPAGATARTQPPGPPTGLTAAANPDGTIRLDWHPPAPNVWYKVYQRDVTAGESAPTELPSPVVQCCTMTAQYLMHGHEYEFQVSATNRGGESPPSNTARAVSRYPVPQPPTGLTAAAGDGMVTLTWTASPTPSVWYRVYRRNVTAGETVTTPLPWPVADCCTVSIGYLDNGAEYEFTLTATGQGGESAPTNLVRATPQKPLPGKVTGLTATPKPDGTIVLTWSEPANGPHWYDVYQRDVTAGETSFTKIGLPVTTCCTFTVSYLTHNSRYEFKVGATNGRPGPLSDPIQAVSAYAPPAAPRNLTGQAAGDGYVDLDWDPPAAGDFYYWAYYRDVTAGQAGFIKLGLPTEKTWVSIGPLVHDHEYEFKVTASNQGGEGPASPIIQVRSIGGLPLAPSGLSAQAGDGKVTLRWAASPTPSVWYLIEYRPTGGAWRRISVPDTTCCTNTVSLLDNGTTYEFRVRATNASGNSSASNVATARPMPPLPQPPSGLTAQAGDGRVTLRWSASPTANVYYWIEYRANGGAWQRISIPVTICCTNTVSLLTNGVTYDFRLRATNITGDSTPSNVATARPMPPLPQPPSGLTAQAGDGRVTLRWSASPTANVYYWIEYRANGGAWQRISIPVTTCCTNTVSLLTNGVTYDFRLRATNLSGDSAPSNVATARPLPPTPAPPSNLVAAARYNSVSLSWKSSPSPNVMYYVYYRNVDRNGAWLRTMYPTPSTWITLNYLNIHTTYEFRVTAANAWFESGPSNTARATTHTGGCTTIASTPSYRKVSDERYQISATNTASCHGVVFNVQVIVRILGMLDVDIIEWNMWEMNIENWGTVGEYRAGTSTAQLKMYYDECRAYLTHAVTRWTDGYGTWIETSAYSPEVRTVLCQ, encoded by the coding sequence ATGAGGAGACTGAATCGGAGGCTGCGCCGCTTTGCGGCCGCGGTCTGCGCCTTGCTGTCGGCGTCGACGACGGCCGTCGTGGTGATCGCTGGCGCAGCGGGGCCGGCGGCGGCCAGCGTTCCCGCCGGTGGGATGACGGCCGCTCAGGTGAGCTCCATGTTCACCGAGTACGGGGACGCGGGCGGGCATTGGACCGGTGGGGACGGCACGGTGTCGGTGCTGCTGCCCGACGGCCGTGTGGCGTGGCTGTTCTCGGACACGTTTCTCGGCACGGTCAACGCCGACGGCACCCGGCCGGACGGCGCGCCGATGGTGAACAACACCATGGTGGTGCAGGACGGTGCCACGCTCGCCGTCACGCTGCACGGTGGGTCGGCCGCCTTTCCGGAGACGCTGGTGAAGCCCGCGTCGGAAGGCGAGTTCGCGTGGGTCGGCGACGCGGTCGTGGAGTCCGGTGTGTTGAAGGTGCTGTACAACCGCTTCCGCCGGTTCGGCGCTGGCAGCCTCGACGTGGAGCTGATGGGTACGTCGCTGGCCACCTTCGCGCTGCCCGGCCTCACCCAGACCTCGCTGATCGATCTGCCGGTGGGCCGGTCGATCCAGTGGGGTTCGGCGCTGCTCGGCGACGGCTCCTACACCTACATCTACGGCACGTCTTCCGGGTTGGCCGGAATGAAGTTCGCGCACATCGCCCGGGCTCCGGCCGGCGGTTTGGGCGCAGCCTGGCAGTACTGGACGGGGACCGGGTGGTCCGGCGCCGAAGCCGAGGCGACGCGTGTGATGAGCGGCGTCGGCAACTCCTTTGCAGTACAGAAGGTCGGCGGCCAGTACGTGCTGGTGACGCAGGAGACCAACGCTGTGTTCGACCCGCAGTTCGTGGCGTACACGGCGACGTCGCCGACCGGCTCGTTCGCTGGGCCGGTACAGCTGCTGACCGCGCCGGAACAGCAGCCCGGTACGCAGAAGATCGTGTACACCGCACGGCTGCATCCCGACTTGGCGCGGTCGGGCAAGCTGCTGATGTCGTACGACGTCAACAGTCTCGACAATGCCGACAACTACGCCGACGCCCACCTCTACCGGCCGCGGTTCGTCGAACTGGATTGGCCCCGGCTCCAGCCGGATCCTTCCTCCTTGCCGGCGGCGCCTCTGGGGCTGACCGCCACCTCCGACGCCGCCGGCGTCGTCCACCTCACGTGGCCCGCGGTCAACGGAGCCCCCAGGTATTTCGTCCACCGGCGCGACGTGACCAACGGTCAGACGCATGCGGCTCGTCAGCCGCAGCCGGTGACGCAGCCGTCGGCCGACATCACTGGGCTGATCAGCGGCCACCGATACGAGTTCTCGGTTACCGCCGCGAACTCGGTCGGCGAGGGAGCGTTCTCGGCCACAGTCGCGGTGGTGCCGCAGGCGCAACGCGACGCCACCGTGATCCGGCTGGCGAACCTGCCCGAGTCGCTGCCGGGCCGGTACATCATCGGGCTCAAGACCGACGCCGCGGCACGCGGGCGTGGGGTGGAGGCCGTGGCTCGTGAGCTGGTGGCGCAGACCGGGGGCACGGTCAGCGATTTCTTTCCCGACCGGTCGCTGGTGTTCTCCGCGACGCTGACCGAGCGGCAGGCGATCGATCTCGCCGGGCATCCGGACGTGGAGGACGTCGAACAAGATCGTGAGATCGAACTGGCCGCCAGCGCAGGAGGCGAACAGCAGGGAGCACCGTGGGGTCTGGATCACATCGACCAACGGACGTTGCCGCTGGACGGCCGCTACCACTATCCGAACGTCGCCACCGGGGTGCACGCGTACGTGCTCGACACGGGGATCAGGTCGACGCAGGCCGACTTCGGCGGGCGCATCGGCAACGGCATCAACACCACCGGCAATCCCTCCACGACGGACACCGAGGACTGCTCGGGCCACGGTACGCACGTCGCGGGCATCATCGGCGGTACGCAGTGGGGCGTCGCGAAAGACGTTCAGCTGCACCCGGTGCGGGTGTTCTACTGCTATGTCGACCCAGTGGACGGCAAGTTCAAGGTCAAGTCCACCGCGTCCTCCGTCGAACGCGGAGTGCGGTGGGTCATCGCCTCCGTTCAGCGGCCGGCAGTGATCAACATGAGCCTCGGGGCGTTCGCCGGTTCGGGCCGCACCAGCATGGATCGGGCGGTACGCGACGCCACCGCCAGCGGCATTCCGGTCGTGGTCGCGGCCGGCAACCGCCGTTCTGGGCAGCAGGCAGCCGACGACGCGTGCGACGTGGCACCCGCGCACTCCGACAAGGTCTACCAGTCGGACGATGTCATCACCGTCGGCAACATGAACAAACTCCTGTCGCGCGACCCCTCGAGCAACTACGGGGCGTGCATCGACATCTGGGCACCGGGAACCGACATTCCATCCGCGGACTACGCCACGGACGCGCTCTTCCCGCCCAAGGTGCTCACCGGCACGTCGATGGCCGCACCGCACGTGGCCGGCGTCGTCGCACTCATCCTCGACGCTCACCCGGCGTACACGATCGCCGAGATTCAGGAAGCCCTGCGGCTGGCGGCGACGCGGGATCGGCTGACCGATCTCGTTGGTGCCCCCAACTTGTCAGTGTTCGTCGAGCAGCGTCCCACGAATGCGCCCACCGGCCTGACGGCCGCTTCGCTTGATGACGGCACGATCAAGCTGACCTGGACTGCAGTGCCCGAGCCGGACGTCCGGTATCTGATCTCGCAACGTGACGTGAGCGAGGGCGAGACCACCTTCACCCGGCGCAGCGAGAAGATCACCGGCACGACCGCCATCGCGAACGGCCTGCAGGAAGGACACACATACGAGTTCACCGTCGCGGCGTTCACCAGCACCGGCATCGGCCCGGACTCCACACCGGCCGGCGCGACCGCCCGGACCCAGCCGCCCGGCCCGCCGACCGGCCTGACCGCTGCCGCGAACCCGGACGGGACCATCAGGCTCGACTGGCATCCCCCCGCGCCCAACGTCTGGTACAAGGTCTATCAGCGTGACGTCACCGCAGGCGAGAGCGCCCCCACCGAGCTGCCGTCTCCGGTCGTGCAGTGCTGCACGATGACGGCCCAGTACCTGATGCACGGGCATGAGTACGAGTTCCAGGTGTCGGCCACCAACCGCGGCGGCGAGAGCCCGCCGTCGAACACCGCGCGGGCCGTCTCACGGTATCCGGTGCCGCAGCCACCCACGGGACTCACAGCGGCCGCAGGCGACGGCATGGTGACCCTGACCTGGACGGCCAGCCCCACTCCGTCCGTCTGGTATCGGGTGTATCGGCGCAACGTGACCGCAGGCGAGACCGTGACCACGCCGCTGCCCTGGCCAGTAGCCGATTGCTGCACCGTGTCGATCGGATATCTCGACAACGGTGCCGAGTACGAGTTCACCCTCACCGCGACCGGCCAGGGTGGCGAGTCGGCGCCGACCAACCTCGTGCGCGCCACGCCGCAGAAGCCCTTGCCGGGCAAGGTGACCGGGCTGACCGCGACACCGAAGCCGGACGGCACGATCGTCCTCACCTGGAGCGAGCCGGCCAACGGACCTCACTGGTACGACGTCTACCAACGGGACGTGACGGCGGGCGAGACGTCGTTCACGAAGATCGGGTTGCCGGTGACGACGTGCTGCACCTTCACGGTCAGCTACTTGACCCACAACAGCCGGTACGAGTTCAAGGTGGGCGCCACCAACGGCCGACCCGGGCCGCTGTCCGACCCGATCCAGGCGGTCTCGGCGTACGCCCCACCGGCAGCGCCTCGCAACCTCACCGGCCAGGCCGCCGGGGACGGTTACGTCGACCTGGACTGGGATCCGCCCGCCGCGGGCGACTTCTACTACTGGGCCTATTACCGCGACGTGACGGCTGGGCAGGCCGGGTTCATCAAACTCGGTCTGCCGACCGAGAAGACGTGGGTGTCGATCGGCCCACTCGTCCACGACCACGAGTACGAATTCAAGGTCACCGCGTCCAACCAGGGTGGTGAGGGACCGGCTTCGCCCATCATCCAGGTGAGGTCGATAGGTGGGCTGCCGCTGGCCCCGAGCGGGCTGAGCGCCCAGGCCGGTGACGGCAAGGTCACGTTGCGCTGGGCCGCGAGTCCTACGCCCAGCGTCTGGTACCTCATCGAGTACCGTCCGACCGGCGGAGCGTGGCGGCGGATCAGCGTTCCAGACACCACCTGCTGCACCAACACAGTGTCGCTGCTCGACAACGGCACGACGTACGAGTTCCGCGTACGGGCCACCAACGCCTCGGGCAACAGTTCGGCGTCGAACGTAGCGACGGCGCGGCCGATGCCGCCGTTGCCGCAGCCGCCGAGTGGTCTGACCGCGCAGGCGGGGGACGGCCGGGTGACGTTGCGGTGGTCGGCCAGCCCGACGGCGAATGTGTACTACTGGATCGAGTACCGGGCCAACGGCGGCGCGTGGCAGCGGATCAGCATTCCCGTCACCATCTGCTGCACCAACACCGTGTCGTTGCTGACCAACGGAGTCACCTACGACTTCCGGTTGCGGGCGACCAACATCACGGGTGATTCGACGCCGTCGAACGTGGCGACGGCGCGGCCGATGCCGCCGTTGCCGCAGCCGCCGAGTGGTCTGACCGCGCAGGCGGGGGACGGCCGGGTGACGTTGCGGTGGTCGGCCAGCCCGACGGCGAATGTGTACTACTGGATCGAGTACCGCGCCAACGGCGGCGCGTGGCAGCGGATCAGCATTCCCGTCACCACTTGCTGCACCAACACCGTGTCGTTGCTGACCAACGGAGTCACCTACGACTTCCGGTTGCGGGCGACCAACCTGTCCGGCGACTCCGCCCCTTCCAACGTCGCCACGGCACGTCCGTTGCCGCCGACCCCCGCGCCGCCGTCCAATCTCGTGGCGGCCGCGAGGTACAACTCAGTCAGCCTGAGCTGGAAGTCCAGCCCGTCGCCGAACGTAATGTACTACGTCTACTACCGCAACGTGGACCGCAACGGGGCATGGCTCAGGACGATGTACCCGACGCCGTCGACGTGGATCACGCTGAACTATCTCAACATTCACACGACGTACGAGTTCCGGGTCACCGCGGCCAACGCCTGGTTCGAGAGTGGTCCGTCCAACACCGCACGGGCCACGACCCACACCGGCGGTTGCACGACGATCGCAAGCACTCCGAGTTATCGGAAAGTCAGCGACGAAAGGTACCAGATCTCCGCCACCAACACCGCGAGTTGCCACGGAGTGGTGTTCAACGTCCAGGTGATCGTGCGGATCCTGGGAATGCTCGACGTCGACATCATCGAGTGGAACATGTGGGAGATGAACATCGAGAACTGGGGAACCGTCGGGGAGTACCGGGCCGGCACGAGCACCGCTCAGCTGAAGATGTACTACGACGAATGTAGGGCTTACCTGACCCACGCCGTCACGAGGTGGACGGACGGATACGGGACCTGGATAGAGACATCCGCGTACTCACCAGAGGTGAGAACGGTCCTTTGTCAGTGA
- a CDS encoding PadR family transcriptional regulator, translating into MSIREPTFFILTALAKEPLHGYGIIRTVDELSEGRVKLQAGTLYAALDRLSGEGHVFLDREEAVDGRLRRYYRLTDGGRALLTAEVELLRKNASLAAARLRPIPAM; encoded by the coding sequence GTGTCGATCCGTGAACCCACGTTCTTCATTCTGACCGCGCTGGCGAAGGAGCCGCTGCACGGCTACGGCATCATCAGGACCGTCGACGAACTCTCCGAGGGGCGGGTAAAGCTGCAGGCGGGCACGCTCTACGCCGCCCTGGACCGCCTCTCTGGTGAGGGACACGTGTTCCTCGACCGCGAGGAGGCCGTCGATGGCCGACTCCGCCGGTATTACCGACTCACCGATGGCGGCAGGGCGCTGCTCACCGCCGAGGTGGAATTGCTCCGCAAGAACGCGTCTCTCGCCGCAGCGCGGCTGCGCCCGATTCCGGCTATGTAG
- a CDS encoding response regulator transcription factor — protein MNAAVRVLVVDDDPLVRAGLAMVIGGSPDLTVVGEAGDGSEVAAAVDAYAPDVVLMDIRMPTLDGLAATEQLRARPDPPEVIVLTTFDADEHVLRALRAGASGFLLKHTPPAEILRAITRVAAGEPILSPTVTRQLIAHLSDTGAAARQRHATTALDQLSEREREVAIAVGRGKSNAEIAGELFMSVATVKAHISRILTKLNLNNRTQIALLAHDASLTS, from the coding sequence GTGAACGCAGCGGTGCGGGTCCTCGTCGTCGACGACGACCCGCTCGTGCGGGCCGGCCTGGCGATGGTCATCGGCGGCTCGCCCGACCTGACCGTGGTGGGCGAGGCCGGTGACGGAAGCGAAGTAGCCGCCGCTGTCGACGCCTACGCCCCGGACGTGGTGCTGATGGACATCCGCATGCCCACCCTCGACGGCCTCGCCGCCACCGAACAGCTGCGTGCCCGACCCGACCCACCCGAGGTCATCGTCCTGACCACCTTCGACGCCGACGAGCACGTCCTGCGCGCGCTGCGCGCCGGGGCCAGCGGCTTCCTGCTCAAGCACACCCCACCCGCCGAGATCCTGCGCGCGATCACGCGGGTCGCAGCCGGCGAACCCATCCTGTCGCCGACCGTGACCCGACAGCTCATCGCCCACCTCAGCGACACCGGCGCCGCCGCCAGGCAACGGCACGCCACCACCGCGCTGGATCAGCTCAGCGAACGCGAACGCGAGGTCGCCATCGCCGTCGGGCGGGGCAAGTCCAACGCCGAGATCGCGGGCGAGCTGTTCATGAGCGTGGCCACCGTGAAAGCCCACATCTCCCGCATACTCACCAAACTCAATCTCAACAACCGTACCCAGATCGCCCTACTCGCCCACGACGCCAGCCTCACCAGCTGA